In uncultured Cohaesibacter sp., a genomic segment contains:
- a CDS encoding LysR family transcriptional regulator yields MKRPLNFQRLKIFRAIYEIGSIRQAARRMGLSQPTVSRHIAVLEDELGFALFAREKGRTEPTWEAQRFYSDTTGLIEGMERVENNVEAIRSGEGEALRIMSATSVAFELLPKALEIWRHKVPRTEVTVDSGRAIEQIRAIRSGIIDVGLAGSVQPQAGLRITILREETLVAIMPATHPLARKEFVDLEDFAVYPSVLLSPHAPIGHTVMEAFERANVTPNKIMTSFAPSFAIGLVKALQCISIVDSLVYRALANEHVTARPVSTKLCFDMVFVENENSPQRRIVEAFKDAMKEAVGTR; encoded by the coding sequence ATGAAACGCCCTCTGAACTTTCAGCGCCTCAAGATTTTTCGAGCCATTTACGAGATTGGCAGCATTCGTCAGGCCGCCCGAAGAATGGGATTATCACAGCCGACCGTGAGCCGACATATCGCTGTGCTTGAAGACGAGTTGGGCTTTGCACTGTTTGCACGGGAAAAGGGGCGAACGGAACCCACCTGGGAAGCTCAGCGCTTCTATTCAGATACCACCGGCCTCATAGAAGGCATGGAAAGAGTGGAGAATAATGTCGAGGCCATCCGCTCCGGTGAAGGGGAGGCTCTGCGCATCATGTCGGCTACGTCTGTGGCCTTCGAATTGCTGCCAAAGGCGCTTGAGATTTGGCGACACAAGGTTCCAAGAACTGAAGTTACAGTTGACAGCGGTCGGGCCATCGAGCAGATCAGAGCCATCCGCTCGGGGATTATTGATGTGGGATTGGCCGGCTCGGTTCAGCCACAAGCAGGACTGCGCATTACCATACTGCGTGAAGAAACGCTGGTTGCAATTATGCCGGCGACGCACCCTTTGGCACGTAAAGAGTTTGTGGATCTCGAGGATTTTGCCGTCTATCCAAGTGTTTTGCTCAGCCCGCATGCCCCTATTGGTCACACGGTAATGGAAGCGTTCGAGCGGGCTAACGTGACGCCAAACAAGATCATGACTTCCTTTGCCCCATCCTTTGCCATCGGGCTGGTCAAAGCACTTCAATGCATCAGTATCGTCGATTCACTCGTCTACAGGGCATTGGCCAATGAGCACGTCACGGCACGACCGGTTTCTACCAAGCTTTGCTTCGATATGGTTTTCGTAGAAAATGAAAATAGCCCGCAGCGGAGGATTGTCGAGGCGTTTAAGGACGCAATGAAAGAAGCGGTGGGCACGCGGTAG
- a CDS encoding TRAP transporter large permease, with amino-acid sequence MPIIPLLFLFAAIMSGAGIAYFVGSASVIAFVTEDHARFLAALPQRVMGQLNVFAFLAMPLFILTGELMNRGGVTEALIKFSMSIMGRFKGGLGHVNIMTSVFFAGVSGSATADAAALGNTLVPEMEKQGYDKDYAAAVTAASSIIGPIIPPSVILIFYGALMNTSVVALFAGGIVPGLLLAAVLMVINAILAHRYDHPGGRNADIPRFFPSLLHALPALSLPVIIMSGILMGFMTPAEAAGLASVTAILVGWYYGRLKPRDILIALERTAVLTGAVFIILVAIATFGYLMSIERLPQALVALVKDMDLSKTQYLLMLNVIFLIAGMLMDVKAALALLGPLLIPPAILLGVDPTHMGILIGFNLTVGLLTPPLGGVLLILATVLKMDYWRLVRGVFPFLIAELILLGALIFVPELTLALPRYLGLLT; translated from the coding sequence ATGCCAATCATCCCTCTGCTGTTTTTATTTGCAGCCATTATGTCTGGTGCGGGCATTGCCTATTTTGTGGGAAGTGCATCTGTCATTGCTTTCGTCACGGAAGATCACGCCCGCTTTCTTGCAGCATTGCCACAGCGTGTGATGGGGCAACTCAATGTCTTCGCTTTTCTGGCCATGCCCCTGTTCATCCTGACAGGGGAATTGATGAACAGAGGTGGCGTAACCGAAGCCCTGATCAAATTTTCCATGTCGATCATGGGGCGCTTCAAGGGCGGCCTCGGACATGTGAATATCATGACATCCGTGTTCTTTGCTGGTGTCTCAGGATCTGCAACGGCAGATGCCGCGGCTTTGGGCAACACTCTGGTCCCAGAAATGGAAAAGCAGGGGTACGATAAGGATTATGCTGCCGCTGTAACGGCTGCCTCGTCAATCATTGGCCCGATCATTCCTCCATCTGTGATTCTCATCTTTTATGGCGCGCTGATGAATACCTCTGTCGTTGCCCTGTTTGCTGGCGGCATCGTTCCGGGGTTGCTGCTTGCTGCCGTTCTTATGGTCATCAACGCCATTCTCGCCCATCGCTACGACCATCCGGGTGGGCGAAATGCCGATATTCCGCGCTTCTTCCCTTCGCTGCTGCATGCCCTTCCCGCACTGTCTTTGCCGGTGATTATCATGAGTGGCATTTTAATGGGCTTCATGACGCCTGCTGAAGCTGCTGGTCTGGCATCCGTAACGGCTATTCTCGTTGGCTGGTATTATGGTCGCCTGAAACCTCGTGATATTCTCATTGCTCTTGAACGCACCGCTGTGCTGACCGGTGCTGTCTTCATAATTCTGGTTGCCATCGCCACCTTTGGGTATCTCATGTCCATTGAACGGCTGCCTCAGGCTTTGGTCGCTCTCGTCAAGGATATGGACCTCAGCAAGACTCAGTATCTGCTCATGCTCAATGTGATCTTTCTTATCGCCGGCATGTTGATGGATGTGAAGGCTGCACTAGCTCTTTTAGGACCCTTGCTCATTCCTCCCGCGATCCTGCTCGGCGTCGATCCTACCCACATGGGCATTCTGATTGGCTTCAACCTCACAGTTGGCCTTTTAACGCCACCATTGGGCGGCGTGCTGCTTATTCTCGCAACGGTTCTGAAGATGGATTACTGGCGGCTTGTACGCGGCGTCTTCCCATTCCTGATAGCAGAGCTGATTTTGCTCGGAGCGCTGATCTTTGTACCAGAGCTGACCCTCGCGCTCCCGCGTTACCTTGGCTTGCTAACCTAA
- a CDS encoding TRAP transporter substrate-binding protein: MNFRTLLASVALSAFLAGPSLAMDPINIAFAGPEDASVDGEYVFAKTFKDTIAEHGVDVTIHPNGTLGKEDERLDQTSQGLIEIDLGSPTMLFKMSKSAPSLYLPFLFQSEKQWDDVIAKSGILEKINEDAANYGARVPGFNMRGGLVGIFTTDIPVTKMSDLKGVRLRAQNGDQIKFFESWGAKGTVVSFAEVPNALQTGVAQGYFNPPSSAIKARHTDLLKEFTPLDALPVARVIIMSKDWYDGLTDEERGWVDEAYDKAIAANRAWSAEYGAAAIDQLADLGVSVNPLEPGEREKFVKAVTAIWPEIGDKDVIEKVQAALK; this comes from the coding sequence ATGAACTTCAGAACACTTTTGGCTTCGGTCGCCCTGTCAGCCTTTCTTGCCGGTCCCTCACTTGCAATGGATCCTATCAATATAGCTTTTGCTGGCCCTGAAGACGCCAGCGTCGATGGCGAATATGTCTTTGCCAAGACCTTCAAGGATACGATCGCAGAACACGGCGTGGACGTGACAATCCATCCAAACGGAACCCTCGGCAAGGAAGACGAGCGCCTAGATCAGACAAGCCAGGGTCTCATCGAGATTGATCTCGGCAGCCCGACGATGCTGTTCAAGATGTCAAAAAGCGCCCCTTCTCTTTATCTGCCCTTCCTGTTCCAGAGTGAAAAGCAATGGGATGATGTCATTGCCAAATCGGGCATTCTTGAGAAGATCAACGAGGATGCTGCCAACTACGGCGCGCGCGTGCCTGGCTTCAATATGCGCGGCGGTCTTGTCGGCATCTTCACGACAGACATTCCAGTCACCAAGATGTCTGACCTGAAAGGCGTGCGTTTGCGCGCACAAAACGGCGATCAGATCAAGTTTTTTGAAAGCTGGGGCGCAAAAGGGACTGTTGTGAGCTTTGCAGAAGTGCCGAACGCTCTTCAAACCGGTGTGGCGCAGGGCTATTTCAACCCGCCATCTTCCGCAATCAAGGCGCGTCACACGGACCTGCTCAAGGAATTCACCCCGCTTGATGCCCTGCCGGTTGCTCGTGTGATCATCATGTCGAAAGACTGGTATGATGGTTTGACAGACGAAGAACGCGGCTGGGTAGATGAGGCCTATGATAAAGCCATTGCGGCCAACCGTGCATGGTCTGCCGAATATGGGGCCGCAGCAATCGACCAGCTGGCAGATCTTGGTGTTAGCGTCAATCCGTTGGAGCCGGGCGAGCGCGAGAAGTTCGTGAAGGCCGTGACAGCGATCTGGCCAGAAATTGGTGACAAGGACGTCATCGAGAAGGTCCAGGCAGCTCTCAAGTAA
- a CDS encoding TRAP transporter small permease subunit, which yields MVAMICLQVIARYGFASPPAWTEEIARYAMVWVGLLGASVSFHENFDPSLAKIPATFPRWLRLATALVRATAVLVFLTPILWYCFFGPGANFTRSFLVRNTTMVAETIPMPLIFVAISVPIFILVTLFHGLARTFSTLADLPTRTDLDDKSTPHETD from the coding sequence ATGGTCGCAATGATCTGCCTGCAGGTCATTGCGCGCTATGGCTTTGCCTCTCCGCCAGCATGGACAGAGGAAATCGCGCGCTATGCAATGGTATGGGTGGGATTGCTTGGCGCCAGCGTTTCGTTTCATGAGAATTTTGACCCGTCTTTGGCCAAAATTCCTGCGACATTTCCACGTTGGCTACGTCTTGCAACCGCACTTGTCCGTGCAACAGCGGTTCTCGTCTTTCTGACGCCCATCCTCTGGTACTGCTTTTTCGGACCCGGAGCCAATTTCACGCGCAGCTTTCTCGTGCGTAACACGACGATGGTGGCAGAAACAATTCCGATGCCTTTGATATTCGTGGCGATCAGTGTTCCCATTTTCATATTGGTCACTCTGTTCCATGGTCTGGCACGCACCTTCTCCACGCTCGCAGACCTTCCCACAAGAACTGATCTAGATGACAAAAGCACTCCCCATGAAACAGACTAA
- a CDS encoding M20 aminoacylase family protein, which produces MKQTKASSLAADKDFLSRISAIRQQIHSHPETAFEEDKTSDLVADFLKKLGLEVHRGLAKTGVVGTLKGRLSGDRTIGLRADMDALFITEDTGKSYSSQVPGKMHACGHDGHTAMLLGAAEKLAQNPDFAGTVHFIFQPGEEGVGGGRVMIEEGLFDLFPCEAVYGMHNMPKTKAGEFSIRPGPMMSAGDTWELHLRGTGGHGAMPHKGTDPTMALGTFLAGLSTIAARNVESFDSAVVSVGHISAGDAMSPNIIPADVFVRGTARTFKPETRDLVELRIGELAQNAAQMHNCTAEYNFIRRYPSLVNHKAETIKAIAAATASVGADSVNPEAERVGASEDFAFMLEKCPGAYICLGNGIESAFVHTPKFDFNDDIIPFGVSYWLNLVQVELG; this is translated from the coding sequence ATGAAACAGACTAAAGCATCGTCTCTTGCTGCCGACAAAGACTTCCTCTCCCGCATTTCAGCAATTCGTCAACAGATCCACAGCCACCCCGAAACCGCTTTCGAGGAAGACAAGACTTCCGATCTGGTTGCAGACTTCCTCAAGAAACTCGGTCTTGAGGTGCACCGCGGCCTTGCCAAAACTGGTGTTGTAGGCACCCTCAAGGGGCGCCTTTCTGGTGACCGGACGATTGGTCTGCGCGCCGATATGGATGCGTTGTTTATCACCGAAGACACCGGCAAGAGCTACAGCTCACAGGTTCCGGGCAAGATGCATGCCTGCGGTCATGATGGCCATACGGCAATGCTTCTTGGTGCCGCCGAGAAACTAGCGCAAAATCCGGATTTTGCCGGAACCGTGCATTTTATCTTCCAGCCCGGTGAAGAAGGCGTTGGCGGCGGTCGGGTGATGATAGAAGAAGGGCTGTTTGACCTGTTCCCGTGTGAGGCGGTCTATGGGATGCATAATATGCCCAAAACCAAAGCCGGTGAATTCTCCATCCGCCCAGGCCCGATGATGTCAGCCGGCGACACTTGGGAATTGCATTTGCGCGGGACAGGTGGGCATGGTGCCATGCCACACAAGGGGACAGATCCGACCATGGCGCTGGGAACGTTTTTGGCTGGTCTTTCAACGATTGCTGCCCGAAATGTCGAGAGCTTCGATTCTGCCGTCGTCAGTGTCGGGCATATCAGTGCTGGCGATGCCATGAGCCCGAATATCATCCCGGCCGATGTATTCGTTCGCGGAACCGCTCGCACATTCAAACCTGAAACGCGCGATCTGGTCGAGTTGCGCATTGGCGAATTGGCACAGAACGCGGCGCAAATGCATAATTGCACGGCGGAGTATAATTTCATCCGGCGCTATCCATCTTTGGTCAATCACAAGGCGGAAACAATCAAGGCGATTGCTGCTGCCACGGCCTCTGTTGGAGCTGACAGCGTCAACCCCGAGGCCGAGCGCGTAGGCGCGAGCGAGGATTTCGCCTTCATGCTCGAAAAATGCCCGGGAGCCTACATTTGCCTGGGCAACGGCATCGAGTCTGCATTTGTTCATACACCCAAATTCGATTTCAACGATGACATCATTCCGTTTGGTGTTTCCTATTGGCTAAACCTCGTGCAAGTGGAGCTGGGCTGA
- a CDS encoding MmgE/PrpD family protein, with product MVTPQSELNGIAALSVWAAGLESIDDAHLIERASNAFGDTLACALAGRGDKATLAVARAAELSHGAGGAALWGMGQSLSMAGAALVNGTAAHALDFDDNFEPSMAHASAVLVPALLAMASGLEPVAGKRALAAYIIGIELQARIGQVMHPDHYRAGWHATSTLGAIGAAGACAWLAGADSDGIANAMSLAFSQAAGSKLQFGSQAKPTHAGLAARAAVTAAALAKAGLGAKEAFATGPWSFAELYNGNGKELDTDGLGKRWALLDTGLMVKRFPCCAASHRALDGIESMISDHGFGLEDVLEISIELPDMLARNLRYDAPETEAEARFSLSYPVLLMVQKGALSLFDFTPEALASTPLRAHFEKVQRVPVPMGPEGPNMPNKITVTLSDGTVLHHIQHHLVGSGSNALNTDQKSAKLSDCLTWAELSDRQTQISSAFRALESCSDILACLAPLA from the coding sequence ATGGTAACGCCACAAAGTGAATTGAATGGGATTGCAGCACTCTCTGTTTGGGCAGCAGGCCTTGAGTCTATCGATGACGCACATCTCATTGAGCGGGCATCCAATGCGTTTGGCGACACGTTGGCTTGTGCCTTGGCGGGACGTGGTGACAAAGCGACGCTAGCGGTTGCAAGAGCTGCTGAGCTCTCTCATGGTGCAGGTGGCGCCGCACTTTGGGGGATGGGGCAATCTCTCAGCATGGCAGGCGCCGCGCTCGTCAACGGGACGGCGGCACATGCTCTGGATTTTGACGACAATTTTGAGCCCTCCATGGCGCATGCGAGCGCGGTGCTGGTGCCTGCCCTTCTGGCAATGGCCTCCGGTCTTGAGCCCGTTGCAGGAAAACGGGCGCTTGCCGCCTACATCATCGGTATCGAGCTGCAGGCACGCATCGGACAGGTTATGCATCCCGATCATTATCGCGCGGGTTGGCACGCGACGTCGACGCTGGGGGCGATAGGCGCGGCTGGAGCATGTGCCTGGCTTGCGGGAGCCGATTCAGATGGCATAGCAAATGCCATGAGCCTCGCTTTTTCGCAGGCAGCAGGATCCAAGCTTCAATTCGGTAGTCAGGCCAAGCCAACCCATGCCGGTCTGGCGGCCCGGGCAGCGGTGACAGCGGCAGCACTCGCCAAAGCCGGCCTTGGCGCAAAAGAGGCATTTGCAACCGGACCATGGAGCTTTGCCGAGCTCTACAACGGCAATGGCAAGGAGCTTGATACAGACGGTTTGGGCAAGCGATGGGCGCTTTTGGATACGGGCCTGATGGTCAAACGGTTTCCGTGTTGCGCGGCCTCTCATCGAGCGCTTGACGGCATTGAGTCCATGATCAGTGATCATGGTTTTGGTCTAGAAGATGTCCTCGAAATATCGATCGAACTGCCGGATATGCTCGCACGGAACCTACGCTATGATGCGCCAGAAACAGAAGCTGAGGCGCGCTTCAGTCTGAGCTATCCGGTTCTGCTCATGGTGCAAAAGGGGGCACTTTCCCTGTTCGATTTCACGCCTGAAGCACTGGCTTCAACACCTCTCAGAGCCCATTTTGAAAAAGTTCAGCGTGTACCGGTTCCTATGGGGCCTGAAGGCCCGAACATGCCCAACAAGATTACGGTCACTCTTTCAGATGGCACGGTTCTGCATCACATCCAGCACCATCTCGTCGGCAGTGGCTCCAATGCGCTTAACACGGATCAAAAATCTGCAAAATTGTCCGATTGCCTAACTTGGGCGGAGCTATCTGATCGGCAGACGCAAATCTCTTCAGCCTTCAGGGCGCTGGAAAGTTGTAGTGACATCCTTGCCTGTCTCGCCCCTCTGGCCTGA
- a CDS encoding DUF3237 family protein, whose translation MLSDEALLGALKEHGAQKPGLRLSWEAIVTVAPREDLGNTPLGQRFIIPITGGMFRGGPEHADLKGRILPRGADRQLLRADGVKQLRASYEMQIEDGTVLGIENEVVIDTAAMPQRYAASRIHVLAPEGRWAWMNRRLFVGTLQSDQPNKGFVVIRGWEVLT comes from the coding sequence ATGCTTTCAGATGAAGCTCTTTTAGGAGCCCTCAAAGAGCATGGGGCGCAAAAGCCAGGTCTGCGGCTATCTTGGGAAGCTATCGTTACTGTTGCACCCCGCGAAGACTTGGGGAATACCCCTCTTGGACAACGCTTCATCATTCCGATCACTGGTGGCATGTTTCGAGGAGGACCAGAGCATGCTGATCTCAAAGGCAGAATTTTGCCGCGCGGTGCGGACCGGCAGTTGTTGCGTGCCGATGGTGTCAAGCAATTGCGTGCGTCTTACGAAATGCAGATTGAAGACGGAACGGTTCTGGGTATCGAGAACGAAGTCGTGATTGACACGGCGGCAATGCCTCAACGCTATGCTGCCTCTAGAATCCATGTGCTGGCTCCAGAGGGCCGTTGGGCATGGATGAACCGCAGACTCTTTGTCGGCACGCTCCAATCAGATCAGCCGAACAAGGGATTTGTTGTTATCCGCGGTTGGGAAGTCCTCACCTAG